TGCTCGAGGAGCGGGGCGCAAACATGGCGAACTTTATCCAGGTCATCAACGAAATCGCGGACAGGGTCAACCTTCTCGCCCTCAACGCGTCGATCGAGGCCGCCCGCGCCGGTGAGCACGGGCGCGGTTTCGCCGTGGTGGCCAACGAGGTCTCCAAGCTCGCCGATGCCACGTCGCAGAACTCGAGCGAGATCGAGAAGCTTATAAGGGAGAACAGGGACCTCCTCAACAGCAGCCGAGTTTCGCTGGAGGAGTCCGCCGGGATGCTCGACCGCCTCAACAACGCAATCACCGAAATCACCCGCGAGATCACCGAGGTCGGCGGCCTGCTCTCCGATATCGGCAACACCGTCAAGATCATCACCAGCCTCAACAACCGGATCTCGCTGACGAGCAACTCGATAGAGTCCTCGATCAGCGAACAGCAGTCCGCCACGATGGAATCCAACAAGACGGTCCTGTTGATCTCGGAAAGCGCGCAGGAGGTGGTGAACTTCGCATCGAGGATATCCGATTCGTCGTCGGCGATACGAAAGCTCTCCGAAGAGCTCGGCGAGATGACCCGGGACATGAAGGCCTGAGAGGTTCAGCCGAGCGCGATCGTCTCGAAGCTCATGGAGAGCAGGTCGATCATCAGCACGCGCCGGCGCAGGCCGCTTTCAATCCCCAGAATGATTTTGCACGCCAGGGCGGCCTGAAGGCTCGCCACGACCGCCGGCGTGAACGCCGGATTGCCCAGCCGTTCCTCCACTCCACGCTCGCCCTTAAAACCGGCATAGAGCGCCTCGAGCGTCGACTCCCCTGGGTACTGCACCGCGACCTGGCCGAACCAGCCCGCGATCGAGCCGTGCACCAGCGGGATACCGAGCTTCGTGCACGAAGCGGCGAGTTCGCGGCGGGACGGGACCGAGTCGAGCGCATCGACCGCCACTGCCGCGCCGGAGAGTTGCCGTTGGGCCGTATCGACGGTAAACCTCTCGCGCACCGGCACCAGTTCGACCGCCGGGTTGACCAGCGCGATCCGCGCGGCCGCGGCCGCGACCTTCGGCTTTCCCAGAACCGATTCATCGGAAAATAGCTGGCGGTTGAGGTTGTGCTCCTCGAAGAC
The nucleotide sequence above comes from Spirochaetota bacterium. Encoded proteins:
- a CDS encoding HesA/MoeB/ThiF family protein, encoding MDIRNELLKAAREGYIRAADLRKIAASAGLDPASAERAALEAEIIPERYRRNGATISVGQQRTLSNGAAVVVGCGGLGGYVVEELARLGVGRITAIDPDVFEEHNLNRQLFSDESVLGKPKVAAAAARIALVNPAVELVPVRERFTVDTAQRQLSGAAVAVDALDSVPSRRELAASCTKLGIPLVHGSIAGWFGQVAVQYPGESTLEALYAGFKGERGVEERLGNPAFTPAVVASLQAALACKIILGIESGLRRRVLMIDLLSMSFETIALG